A region of Polyangiaceae bacterium DNA encodes the following proteins:
- a CDS encoding TetR family transcriptional regulator: protein MARPSNTAERKSQIVASLIRVMARTGYDGASVAQVAAEAGLAPGLVHYHFENKREILLAAIDELERRVGARWLARRGKSRDAWGRLRSYLDAHVALGRDRDPDAVACWVVIGAEAVRDAEVRAAYERAVSSKLAELGGLVRETLLEEGRDPRAAPSIAAALLSAVEGAYRLSVVAQATPSGFASPMLRRIAESLVAGAKKGPRR, encoded by the coding sequence ATGGCCCGCCCCTCGAACACCGCCGAGAGAAAGAGCCAGATCGTCGCATCGCTGATCCGCGTGATGGCCCGGACGGGCTACGACGGCGCCTCCGTCGCGCAGGTGGCGGCGGAGGCAGGCCTCGCCCCCGGGCTGGTCCACTACCACTTCGAGAACAAGCGCGAGATCCTGCTCGCAGCCATCGACGAGCTCGAGCGTCGGGTCGGCGCGCGCTGGTTGGCCCGCCGCGGCAAGTCGAGAGACGCGTGGGGGCGGCTCCGCTCGTACCTCGACGCGCACGTGGCCCTGGGCCGCGACCGAGATCCGGACGCCGTCGCCTGCTGGGTGGTCATCGGCGCCGAGGCCGTGCGCGACGCCGAGGTGCGGGCCGCGTACGAGCGAGCGGTCAGCTCCAAGCTCGCGGAGCTCGGGGGTCTGGTGCGCGAGACGCTGCTCGAAGAGGGCCGCGATCCCCGGGCTGCTCCGTCGATCGCGGCTGCGCTGCTCTCCGCCGTCGAGGGCGCGTACCGGCTTTCGGTCGTGGCGCAGGCCACGCCCAGCGGGTTCGCGTCGCCGATGCTGCGTCGGATCGCTGAGAGCTTGGTGGCCGGTGCGAAGAAGGGGCCCCGCCGATGA